In one window of Streptomyces sp. FXJ1.172 DNA:
- a CDS encoding tyrosine-type recombinase/integrase produces the protein MAALAVVRDLREHWAPASAEELKQFETDALSGFVLARASAGLADGTIRGDVGHLDQIRSWLRRPLWDMEPADADAYFGKVLRGSPSGTRLARSQALTTYFMFLELRHKVELHRMTGRVIECPIDEMNRPRGSKDAQLRIPPSEPEVGTLFAGWGGELATCRKFAPTARNYTASKLLSQVALRVSEACALDLDDIKWDLGRFGKLHVRHGKGARGSGPRERMVPLINGADRTLRWFIEDVWGQFDDDHTRPGAPLFPSERKNADGSSRRVGDDALRGGLKDAAKAHLPAWGEKLTPHVLRHFCASQLYGNGLDLLAIQEVLGHSWIATTMRYIHVQQTRVEDAWVAGMERAAKRLEGLIR, from the coding sequence TTGGCGGCGCTGGCAGTCGTACGGGACCTGCGCGAGCACTGGGCGCCCGCGTCGGCGGAGGAACTGAAGCAGTTCGAGACCGACGCGCTATCCGGGTTCGTCCTCGCACGCGCCTCGGCAGGACTGGCTGACGGCACGATCCGCGGGGATGTCGGGCATCTGGACCAGATCAGGTCCTGGCTCAGGCGACCGCTGTGGGACATGGAGCCGGCCGACGCCGACGCGTACTTCGGGAAGGTGCTGCGTGGCTCGCCGAGCGGCACCCGGCTGGCCCGATCACAGGCGCTGACCACGTACTTCATGTTCCTGGAGCTGCGGCACAAGGTCGAGCTGCACAGGATGACCGGCCGGGTCATCGAGTGCCCGATCGACGAGATGAACCGGCCGCGCGGCTCGAAGGACGCCCAGCTGCGGATCCCGCCGAGTGAGCCAGAGGTCGGAACGCTCTTCGCCGGCTGGGGTGGTGAGCTGGCCACGTGCCGAAAGTTCGCTCCTACCGCGCGGAACTACACCGCCTCGAAGCTGCTGTCCCAGGTCGCCCTGCGGGTGAGCGAGGCATGCGCGCTCGACCTGGACGACATCAAGTGGGACCTGGGCCGCTTCGGCAAGCTCCACGTCCGCCACGGCAAGGGCGCCCGCGGATCGGGCCCGCGTGAGCGCATGGTGCCGCTGATCAACGGCGCCGACCGGACCCTTCGGTGGTTCATCGAGGACGTCTGGGGCCAGTTTGACGACGACCACACCCGCCCCGGCGCCCCCCTGTTTCCCTCCGAGCGGAAGAACGCCGACGGCTCCTCGCGTCGGGTTGGCGACGACGCCCTGCGAGGTGGACTCAAGGACGCGGCCAAAGCGCACCTGCCCGCTTGGGGCGAGAAGCTGACCCCACATGTCCTGCGGCATTTCTGCGCGTCCCAACTCTACGGAAACGGGCTGGACTTGCTCGCGATCCAGGAGGTTTTGGGGCATTCATGGATCGCCACGACGATGCGATACATCCACGTTCAGCAGACCCGGGTCGAGGATGCCTGGGTCGCCGGGATGGAACGGGCTGCGAAGCGGCTGGAAGGACTGATCCGATGA
- a CDS encoding transposase family protein: MTPAPTGEPATPAVPTDARQGSHLRPLWPEWQGAGADVVAELAPEFPLDVARRAYTVGTASCKPYYHHTTAPSPPSRSRWTTPRSRSATASNPRRCSPGSSPMKIIGEHDPSRITTLGGTCTVSVAPFTSLAARYEDDLAVVWIDSHPDSDTGGTSYNGYRAMAVSMITGHGDPEMSQLLPATVPPSRTALVVVTGFRATRARKLTPAEKDANRTFAAGRAPVEHGFAHLKNWRILTKLRTEPTRATHLLCALLVLTTLEATTDN, from the coding sequence GTGACTCCGGCACCCACCGGTGAGCCCGCCACACCCGCCGTCCCCACGGACGCCCGGCAGGGTTCTCATCTGCGCCCGCTGTGGCCCGAGTGGCAGGGCGCCGGCGCGGACGTGGTCGCCGAACTCGCCCCTGAGTTCCCGCTCGACGTCGCCCGCCGCGCTTACACCGTCGGCACGGCGTCCTGCAAGCCGTACTACCACCACACGACGGCCCCGTCGCCACCGTCCCGGTCCCGCTGGACGACCCCGCGGAGCCGGTCCGCGACGGCATCGAATCCAAGACGGTGCTCACCCGGCAGCTCGCCGATGAAGATCATCGGCGAGCACGATCCGTCCCGCATCACCACCCTCGGCGGCACCTGCACCGTCAGCGTCGCCCCCTTCACCTCCCTCGCCGCCCGCTACGAAGACGACCTCGCCGTCGTATGGATCGACTCCCATCCCGACAGCGACACCGGCGGCACCAGCTACAACGGCTACCGCGCCATGGCCGTCTCCATGATCACAGGCCATGGCGACCCCGAGATGTCGCAGCTCCTCCCCGCCACCGTCCCGCCCTCCCGCACCGCCCTCGTGGTCGTCACCGGCTTCAGGGCCACCCGCGCCCGCAAGCTCACCCCCGCCGAGAAGGACGCCAACCGCACCTTCGCCGCCGGACGCGCTCCGGTCGAGCACGGATTCGCCCACCTGAAGAACTGGCGGATCCTCACCAAGCTCCGCACCGAACCCACCCGCGCCACCCATCTCCTGTGCGCCCTACTGGTGCTGACGACCCTCGAAGCCACTACCGACAATTGA
- a CDS encoding GNAT family N-acetyltransferase: MGSRTSPISQPITIRRAVARDAKRLTRLVRGSSAYEGKYASAVAGYRVGPDYIEAHRAFVAVGADEHGGRVLGFYSLVLSPPELDLLFVADEVQGRGIGRLLVAHMQSEARAAGIDRLKVVSHLPAEDFYHRVGAVRTGTAFANPPAVPWDRPEFEFRIPSG, from the coding sequence ATGGGTTCACGCACTTCTCCGATCAGCCAGCCGATCACGATACGGAGGGCCGTCGCGCGGGATGCCAAACGGCTCACGCGGCTCGTGCGTGGCTCAAGCGCCTACGAGGGCAAGTACGCATCCGCAGTCGCGGGCTACCGGGTCGGTCCTGATTACATCGAGGCCCACCGCGCCTTTGTCGCCGTCGGCGCCGACGAGCACGGAGGCCGGGTCCTCGGGTTCTACTCGCTCGTTCTCTCTCCACCGGAACTCGACCTGCTGTTCGTCGCCGACGAAGTGCAGGGACGGGGTATTGGACGGCTCCTCGTCGCGCACATGCAGTCCGAGGCCCGTGCTGCCGGGATCGACCGCCTCAAGGTTGTGTCGCACCTTCCCGCCGAGGACTTCTACCACCGCGTCGGTGCGGTGCGGACCGGGACCGCGTTCGCGAACCCGCCCGCCGTGCCGTGGGACCGTCCCGAGTTCGAGTTTCGCATTCCTTCGGGATGA
- a CDS encoding alpha/beta fold hydrolase, translating into MGISIPGFETRSIGVADGVELNAAVGGEGPAIVLLHGFPETHLMWRHVAPTLAEHHTVVCPDLRGYGASSKPEAVAEDTYSKRTMAADIVGLADVFEFDRFALVGHDRGAHVAFRAGLDHPNRISHLGILDIVPTLDTWNVLHGVTAAVAFHLYLMAQPPGLPEQMIARSADAFFGHFLEVWSTSSRTIPAEVRAEYLRACRDAVASIVADYRATATVDIEHDQADLDAGNRLTMPVTVVQQDWGRQLGFDAAATWRPWTTDLQHFTTQAGHFMAEEAPEDITTLILSLVKR; encoded by the coding sequence ATGGGCATCAGCATTCCGGGGTTCGAGACCAGGTCGATCGGTGTGGCTGACGGTGTGGAGCTGAACGCGGCGGTCGGCGGCGAAGGACCGGCCATCGTGCTGCTCCACGGCTTTCCCGAGACCCACCTGATGTGGCGGCACGTCGCTCCTACCCTGGCCGAGCACCACACCGTGGTCTGCCCCGATCTCCGCGGTTATGGCGCCAGCAGCAAGCCGGAAGCGGTCGCCGAGGACACCTACTCGAAGCGGACGATGGCCGCGGACATCGTCGGCCTGGCCGACGTATTCGAGTTCGACCGGTTCGCGCTGGTCGGGCACGACCGCGGCGCGCATGTTGCTTTCCGGGCCGGCCTGGATCACCCGAATCGGATCAGCCACCTGGGCATCCTGGACATCGTTCCCACCCTTGACACCTGGAACGTCCTCCACGGGGTCACCGCGGCGGTGGCCTTCCACCTGTACCTGATGGCCCAGCCGCCCGGTCTGCCCGAGCAGATGATCGCCAGAAGCGCCGACGCGTTCTTCGGTCACTTCCTCGAGGTCTGGTCCACGAGTTCCCGGACGATCCCCGCGGAAGTGCGCGCCGAGTACCTTCGAGCATGCCGGGACGCCGTTGCGTCGATCGTCGCCGACTACCGCGCCACCGCGACCGTCGACATCGAACATGACCAGGCCGACCTCGACGCCGGCAACCGGCTCACCATGCCGGTGACGGTCGTGCAGCAGGACTGGGGGCGGCAGTTGGGGTTCGACGCCGCCGCGACCTGGCGGCCGTGGACCACCGACCTTCAGCACTTCACCACCCAGGCGGGCCACTTCATGGCCGAGGAGGCTCCGGAGGACATCACCACGCTGATACTGAGCCTGGTGAAGCGGTGA
- a CDS encoding TetR/AcrR family transcriptional regulator produces MNEKQRARRPGGRSARVGAQVHQAVTDLISERGYGNFTVGEVAARAGVADSSIYRRWGNLETLLTDVVLTRLNAQSPMPDTGSLAGDLRTYAAQVAREITGPDGPAVLHLAVALSSSGQQGLQAGADLRAERARQLQAMLDRARDRGEHALNAFDVLDHILAPMYIRVLFGMVPLTPDYIDDLVDRLL; encoded by the coding sequence GTGAACGAGAAACAGCGAGCCCGGCGGCCCGGCGGGCGCAGCGCCCGCGTCGGCGCGCAAGTACACCAGGCCGTCACCGACCTGATCAGCGAGCGCGGCTACGGCAACTTCACCGTCGGCGAGGTCGCAGCCCGCGCAGGCGTAGCCGACAGCAGCATCTACCGCCGGTGGGGCAACCTGGAAACCCTGCTCACCGACGTGGTACTCACCCGCCTCAACGCGCAGTCGCCGATGCCCGACACCGGGAGCCTGGCCGGCGACCTGCGCACGTACGCGGCCCAAGTGGCCCGTGAGATCACCGGACCCGACGGACCGGCGGTGCTGCACCTTGCCGTCGCCCTGTCGAGCAGCGGTCAGCAGGGCCTGCAGGCCGGCGCCGACCTCCGCGCCGAACGCGCCCGGCAACTGCAGGCCATGCTCGATCGCGCCCGCGACCGCGGCGAGCACGCACTCAACGCGTTCGACGTACTGGACCACATCCTGGCCCCGATGTACATCCGCGTCCTGTTCGGCATGGTCCCGCTCACCCCGGACTACATCGACGATCTGGTCGACCGATTGCTGTGA
- a CDS encoding VOC family protein: MSAIQPVILTANHDVLLGFYTKLFGAEEIFRVPEEGPAFYLGLRIGDTDLGLVAKANPETGAAPRILLSIGVDDVAETLGRVEALGGSVRGGPNDMPWGQRVAHIQDPDGNPVNLTQPIPAR, translated from the coding sequence ATGTCCGCCATCCAGCCAGTGATCCTGACTGCCAACCACGACGTCCTGCTCGGCTTCTATACGAAACTGTTCGGAGCCGAGGAGATCTTCCGGGTGCCGGAGGAAGGCCCGGCCTTCTACCTCGGCTTGCGTATCGGCGACACAGACCTCGGGCTGGTGGCCAAGGCGAACCCGGAGACCGGCGCAGCGCCGCGGATCCTGCTCAGCATCGGTGTCGACGACGTCGCCGAGACACTCGGCCGGGTGGAGGCGCTGGGCGGCTCGGTCCGCGGCGGCCCCAACGACATGCCGTGGGGACAGCGCGTCGCCCACATCCAGGACCCCGACGGCAACCCGGTGAACCTCACCCAGCCGATCCCGGCCCGGTGA
- a CDS encoding helix-turn-helix domain-containing protein, which yields MRWNLRLTAANKGVWKASELQRSLAEHGLVISAGKMSGLWSGQPVSLKLEDLDVICVVLGCEIGDLLIPEPEKVSRPGQAETERAAVGAGTAAPAVIPKRRDGRSLPPE from the coding sequence ATGAGGTGGAACCTGCGGCTGACCGCCGCGAACAAAGGGGTCTGGAAGGCTTCTGAGCTCCAGCGGAGCCTGGCCGAGCACGGGTTGGTGATCTCGGCGGGGAAGATGTCCGGTCTGTGGTCCGGGCAGCCCGTCTCGCTCAAGTTGGAGGACCTGGACGTCATCTGTGTAGTCCTCGGCTGTGAGATCGGCGACCTGCTCATCCCCGAGCCGGAGAAGGTCAGCCGCCCGGGGCAGGCGGAGACGGAACGAGCGGCGGTCGGTGCAGGGACCGCCGCACCGGCGGTGATCCCCAAGCGCCGGGACGGCCGGTCGCTGCCACCGGAGTGA
- a CDS encoding ISL3 family transposase: MGWEEIKTRGYTGGYGTVPAYLQPYRTASTAPTARPPSPRTVTGWILTHPGTLPESERLKLKTVLAGCPELEALTGHVPAFGKMLTQLQGDQLPQWIKAVCADELPSLHTFVNGLERDLATVTAGLTLLWNSGVVEGHVKRIIMWNQRCQAVCLCITSR, encoded by the coding sequence ATGGGTTGGGAAGAGATCAAGACACGCGGCTACACCGGCGGCTACGGAACCGTCCCCGCCTACCTCCAGCCGTATCGCACAGCCTCGACTGCGCCAACAGCCCGTCCGCCGTCCCCGCGCACGGTCACCGGCTGGATCCTGACTCACCCCGGCACCCTGCCGGAGAGCGAGCGCCTGAAGCTCAAAACCGTCCTCGCCGGCTGCCCCGAACTGGAGGCCCTCACCGGGCACGTCCCCGCGTTCGGAAAGATGCTCACTCAGCTCCAGGGCGACCAACTCCCGCAGTGGATCAAGGCGGTCTGCGCCGACGAGCTGCCCAGCCTCCACACCTTCGTCAACGGCCTCGAGCGGGATCTCGCCACTGTCACCGCCGGCCTCACGCTGCTGTGGAACTCCGGCGTCGTCGAGGGCCACGTCAAGCGCATCATTATGTGGAATCAGCGATGTCAAGCCGTGTGCTTGTGCATCACGTCGAGGTAG
- a CDS encoding AfsR/SARP family transcriptional regulator — MEILVKVLGPIEVTDAEGRPVLVGSQRRRELLGRLVAAGGWAVPLPVLVDDLWEDPPPTAAGTVRTFVAELRRALEPDRLPRTRSHTIETVGTGYALRVPRADVDAHRFEDTLRAMRDALSGQAAGALSEALSWWRGEPYADLGASPWLTAERVRLTELHRQAVELRARAVLDLGRGAPLVPELEAFATAHPWREHAWVLLAHAYYQAGRQVEALASLRDARARLLDRFGLESVDSLDCLERDILRHAPHLTPAPRDEDRLRLLTRTEATGTYTRLRSMSTVARAAAVTGGSNLVLAQEQRAAAAAEAERTEDPSLTARVIAAYDVPTIWTRADDPARSKALVATTRRTLHRLGPEAPPALRARLLATIGLEHRGTRDRWAAEAATEAEQLARELHDPNVLVLALNARFVQSFQRPGRTGERDVIARELIDLSRRHDLPMFEILGHLIKTQVCAARGDTETAQRHVVAAERLATVHETPLVHVLTTAFRTMQLAERSNDPAEVVHAYRTMATGLAGAGMPGVEAGMFPLALLSLRMRHQRPAPTDPALDWGPYRPWVQPLLDLAHGNLAAARQAAAILPTPPADHLYDSLWAVNAHTAILLHDESLATQAHDALSPLRGEIAGGTTAMITFGPVNDILATLDQHLGRR; from the coding sequence ATGGAGATCCTCGTCAAGGTGCTCGGACCGATCGAGGTCACGGATGCCGAGGGCCGTCCTGTACTGGTGGGCAGCCAGCGTCGCCGGGAGCTTCTGGGACGGCTGGTCGCGGCCGGCGGCTGGGCCGTCCCGCTGCCAGTGCTGGTCGATGATCTCTGGGAGGACCCCCCGCCCACAGCGGCCGGGACGGTGCGCACCTTCGTCGCCGAGCTGCGCCGCGCCCTCGAACCCGATCGCCTTCCGCGAACCCGGTCGCACACCATCGAGACCGTCGGTACCGGATACGCCTTGCGGGTTCCACGGGCAGACGTCGACGCCCACCGATTCGAGGACACCCTTCGGGCCATGCGCGACGCACTCAGCGGCCAGGCTGCCGGTGCGCTGAGCGAAGCGCTCTCGTGGTGGCGGGGTGAGCCGTACGCAGACCTCGGCGCCTCGCCCTGGCTGACGGCAGAGCGCGTCCGCCTGACAGAACTTCACCGTCAAGCCGTCGAGCTGCGTGCCCGGGCGGTGCTCGACCTCGGGCGTGGTGCGCCTCTCGTCCCGGAGCTGGAGGCGTTCGCCACCGCACACCCGTGGCGGGAGCATGCCTGGGTTCTGCTTGCCCATGCCTACTACCAAGCCGGCCGCCAGGTCGAGGCGCTGGCCTCGCTGCGTGACGCGCGAGCCAGGCTGCTGGATCGGTTCGGACTGGAATCGGTGGACAGTCTCGACTGTCTCGAACGTGACATTCTCCGGCATGCTCCGCACCTCACGCCCGCGCCCCGGGACGAGGACCGGCTGCGCCTGCTCACGCGCACGGAAGCGACGGGGACCTACACCCGGCTGCGCTCGATGAGCACCGTGGCCAGGGCCGCCGCGGTCACGGGCGGCAGCAATCTGGTACTTGCCCAAGAGCAACGCGCCGCGGCAGCCGCGGAAGCAGAACGGACCGAAGACCCCAGCCTCACTGCCCGCGTGATCGCGGCGTACGACGTCCCCACCATCTGGACGCGTGCCGACGATCCCGCACGGTCCAAGGCCCTGGTCGCGACCACTCGCCGCACTCTGCACCGACTTGGGCCAGAGGCTCCACCCGCGCTTCGAGCACGTCTCCTCGCCACCATCGGGCTCGAGCATCGCGGAACCCGCGACCGCTGGGCCGCCGAGGCGGCGACCGAAGCCGAACAACTCGCCCGAGAGCTGCACGACCCCAACGTGCTGGTACTCGCGCTCAACGCCCGATTCGTGCAGTCCTTCCAGCGCCCCGGGCGCACCGGCGAGCGCGACGTGATCGCCAGGGAACTCATCGATCTCTCCAGACGGCATGATCTCCCGATGTTCGAGATCCTTGGCCATCTGATCAAGACCCAGGTCTGCGCGGCCCGCGGCGACACCGAGACCGCACAACGGCACGTCGTGGCGGCCGAGCGGCTCGCCACCGTCCACGAGACCCCACTCGTTCACGTTCTCACCACCGCTTTCCGGACAATGCAGCTGGCAGAACGATCGAACGACCCCGCCGAGGTCGTTCACGCCTATCGCACCATGGCCACCGGTCTCGCCGGCGCTGGCATGCCCGGGGTAGAAGCCGGTATGTTCCCGCTCGCGCTCCTCTCACTCCGCATGCGCCACCAACGTCCCGCGCCGACGGACCCCGCGCTCGACTGGGGCCCCTACCGGCCCTGGGTCCAACCCCTCCTCGACCTCGCTCACGGCAACCTCGCAGCGGCCCGCCAGGCCGCCGCCATCCTGCCCACACCCCCTGCTGACCATCTTTATGACTCACTCTGGGCCGTCAACGCACATACAGCGATCCTGCTCCACGACGAATCACTCGCCACACAAGCGCACGACGCCCTGTCCCCTCTGCGTGGCGAGATCGCGGGCGGAACAACCGCCATGATCACTTTCGGCCCTGTCAACGACATCCTCGCCACCCTCGATCAGCATCTCGGTCGGCGATAA
- a CDS encoding RICIN domain-containing protein yields MSSTLAAWLRSRKRYALVVVLLTFIAPCISTATASASTGGRFIVENNNSNFCMSVPGDKIYAGAPINQYTCEYDSLFPDQYWYEEPSSSHSGWFYFQPQQNNTLCATYVPGSTAEITLQYCGVNAANGNTNTQLWHYDYNSGELATVQGWSMSVPGARTDVEPINIYPYGPYADQYWSVISVP; encoded by the coding sequence ATGTCATCAACACTCGCTGCATGGCTGAGAAGCCGCAAGCGGTACGCCCTTGTGGTCGTTCTCCTGACGTTCATTGCGCCCTGCATAAGTACGGCCACCGCTTCCGCGTCCACCGGTGGGCGCTTCATAGTCGAGAACAACAACTCCAACTTCTGCATGTCCGTGCCTGGTGACAAGATCTACGCTGGAGCGCCGATCAACCAGTACACGTGCGAATACGACAGTCTCTTCCCGGACCAGTATTGGTATGAGGAACCCTCTAGCAGCCACTCCGGCTGGTTCTACTTTCAGCCTCAGCAGAACAACACCCTGTGCGCGACCTACGTGCCCGGGAGCACCGCTGAGATTACGCTCCAGTACTGCGGCGTGAACGCGGCAAACGGAAATACGAACACACAGCTCTGGCACTACGACTACAACAGCGGAGAACTGGCTACCGTGCAAGGCTGGTCCATGTCCGTACCCGGAGCCCGAACCGACGTCGAACCCATCAACATATATCCCTACGGCCCCTACGCGGACCAGTATTGGTCTGTCATCAGCGTGCCCTAG
- a CDS encoding MFS transporter, with protein sequence MAASHATVGSRSSRTVLLTVTCLGQFMVLLDNTIVGAALPDMQHRLHTQLTGLQWIVDAYVLLVAMLLLSGGVFADRFGRKRVYLTGVAVFTAASLLCSLAPSLGWLVAGRVLQGIGAAALSPASLALLAAACPVPQERIKAIGMWAGFSGIGLAAGPVAGGVLTEAFGWPAIFLVNLPIGVVLLLVGLRHLGESRNPGAPAIDIPGTVLSVLAVGALTYGLIEGGARGWTSPVILGSFAAAALFLAAFVTVEARRSAPMLPLRLFGQRLFTVSNTAMVVVGFALMGSSFFFSQFFVYVQGSSILRAGLQTLPVSLAMVIVSPYAGRLAARYGFRIVVTTGLVLAGLGLLALGMVHADTGYGNVWWRLGLAGIGFALAMSPLTGAAIQAVSPHEGGLASGISSTTRQIGAVLGVAVLGAIVRSRQSGGASFETGLNSAFLAAGTVTLATAVFTGLWLARSKPAEGPAAPHRSTDPDAATTSNEASANSR encoded by the coding sequence ATGGCTGCATCGCATGCGACCGTAGGCAGTCGATCAAGCCGGACCGTGCTGCTCACGGTGACCTGCCTGGGCCAGTTCATGGTCCTGCTCGACAACACGATTGTTGGCGCGGCGCTGCCCGATATGCAGCACCGGCTGCACACTCAGTTGACCGGTCTGCAGTGGATCGTCGACGCGTACGTACTGCTGGTTGCCATGCTGCTGCTGTCCGGCGGTGTCTTCGCCGACCGGTTCGGCCGCAAGCGGGTGTACCTGACCGGCGTGGCGGTGTTCACCGCCGCGTCGCTGCTGTGCAGCCTCGCGCCCTCGCTCGGCTGGCTGGTCGCCGGCCGGGTGCTGCAGGGCATAGGGGCCGCGGCGCTGAGCCCTGCCTCGCTCGCCCTGCTCGCCGCCGCCTGTCCCGTGCCGCAAGAACGAATCAAGGCGATCGGGATGTGGGCCGGATTCAGCGGAATCGGTCTGGCCGCAGGCCCCGTGGCCGGCGGCGTGCTGACAGAAGCCTTCGGCTGGCCCGCCATCTTCCTGGTCAATCTGCCCATCGGCGTGGTCCTGCTGCTGGTCGGCCTGCGCCACCTCGGCGAGTCCCGTAATCCGGGCGCCCCCGCGATCGACATCCCGGGCACGGTGCTGTCCGTTCTGGCGGTGGGGGCACTGACCTACGGGCTGATCGAGGGCGGTGCCCGCGGCTGGACCTCACCGGTCATCCTGGGCAGCTTCGCCGCCGCAGCGCTGTTCCTCGCCGCCTTCGTCACCGTCGAAGCGCGTCGCTCCGCACCGATGCTGCCGTTGCGGCTGTTTGGGCAGCGCCTGTTCACCGTGTCCAACACCGCCATGGTCGTGGTGGGGTTCGCGCTCATGGGTTCGTCGTTCTTCTTCTCCCAGTTCTTCGTGTACGTCCAGGGCAGCTCGATCCTGCGCGCCGGCCTGCAGACCCTGCCGGTATCCCTCGCCATGGTGATCGTCAGCCCGTACGCGGGCCGGCTCGCCGCCCGCTACGGCTTCCGCATCGTGGTCACCACCGGCCTGGTCCTGGCCGGTCTGGGACTGCTGGCACTTGGCATGGTGCACGCCGACACCGGCTACGGGAACGTATGGTGGCGGCTGGGACTCGCCGGCATCGGCTTCGCCCTGGCCATGTCCCCACTGACGGGCGCCGCCATCCAAGCAGTCAGTCCGCACGAAGGCGGCCTCGCATCAGGCATCAGCAGCACCACCCGGCAGATCGGCGCGGTGCTCGGCGTGGCGGTACTCGGAGCCATCGTCCGCTCCCGGCAATCCGGCGGCGCCTCCTTCGAGACCGGTCTCAACAGCGCCTTCCTCGCCGCCGGCACCGTCACTTTGGCCACCGCCGTGTTCACCGGCCTGTGGCTGGCGAGGTCCAAGCCCGCGGAAGGCCCCGCGGCGCCGCATCGTTCCACCGATCCAGATGCGGCCACCACCTCGAACGAGGCGTCCGCGAACAGCCGTTGA
- a CDS encoding FkbM family methyltransferase: MVMKAIELHSINRWEASFLREEVGGYFTHGIECTPGATVLDVGANIGVFSAAVYERLDGDVQIYAFEPVPPLHATLERNAREFFNGRLTALPYGLASRDDEFDFSYVPAATIFSSSSRDQGNIEAERRRVTASVVEMIRQGGLGPALRRVPTPILTLLVSHKLRVMRRLETHRVKVKPLSSALDEHGIDCIDLLKVDVEGAELDVLRGIEERHWPLVRQAVVEVERWQQNRDTVCEVLLTHGFTVSIEQDPVQQAGDIGMVFAVRPPRLRGL, encoded by the coding sequence ATGGTCATGAAAGCGATTGAACTGCACAGTATCAATCGTTGGGAGGCGTCCTTCCTGCGCGAGGAGGTGGGCGGCTACTTCACCCACGGCATCGAGTGCACGCCGGGCGCGACGGTGCTCGACGTGGGCGCCAACATCGGAGTGTTCTCGGCGGCCGTCTACGAGCGGCTCGACGGGGACGTGCAGATCTACGCCTTCGAGCCGGTGCCGCCACTCCACGCGACACTCGAACGCAACGCTCGTGAGTTCTTCAACGGACGTCTGACCGCGCTCCCCTACGGCCTGGCGTCCCGTGACGACGAGTTCGATTTCAGCTACGTTCCGGCCGCCACGATCTTCTCGTCCTCCTCGCGGGACCAGGGGAACATCGAGGCTGAGCGGCGTCGGGTCACCGCCAGCGTTGTCGAAATGATCCGCCAGGGCGGCCTGGGACCGGCCCTGCGCCGCGTACCCACGCCCATCCTCACTCTTCTCGTCAGCCACAAGCTGCGGGTGATGCGGCGGCTTGAGACTCACCGGGTGAAGGTCAAGCCCCTGTCATCAGCGCTTGACGAGCACGGCATCGACTGCATCGACCTGCTCAAGGTCGACGTGGAAGGCGCCGAACTCGATGTACTCAGAGGCATCGAGGAACGGCACTGGCCGCTGGTCCGCCAGGCCGTCGTCGAGGTGGAGCGCTGGCAGCAGAACCGCGACACAGTCTGCGAGGTCCTCCTCACGCACGGCTTCACGGTCAGCATCGAGCAGGACCCGGTGCAGCAGGCCGGCGACATCGGCATGGTGTTCGCGGTCAGGCCCCCAAGGCTGCGGGGGCTGTAG
- a CDS encoding RICIN domain-containing protein, protein MSMALAPRARNRRWYALVVSFLASVALCAATATASATPGSYFALENANSRLCMSVPGDNIYEGALVNQYTCGWYPDQYWFTVQSDSHPGWYYTLPRQDSTLCVTYTPNSTAQLSLQWCGLNAADGNTNTQLWNFNRTTLEMSTFQGWSMSVPGANKGVAPINIYPYGDYPDQSWYVVLLQG, encoded by the coding sequence ATGTCGATGGCACTTGCTCCGCGGGCGAGAAACCGCAGGTGGTACGCCCTTGTGGTGAGCTTCCTGGCTTCTGTTGCGCTCTGCGCAGCCACGGCCACCGCTTCCGCCACCCCCGGGTCCTATTTCGCGCTTGAGAACGCCAACTCCCGCCTCTGCATGTCAGTGCCTGGCGACAACATCTATGAAGGGGCGCTGGTCAACCAATACACATGCGGATGGTACCCGGACCAGTATTGGTTTACGGTGCAGTCGGACAGTCATCCTGGCTGGTACTACACTCTGCCTCGCCAGGACAGCACCCTGTGTGTGACGTACACGCCCAATAGCACTGCTCAGCTTTCACTTCAGTGGTGCGGCCTGAACGCGGCGGACGGAAACACGAACACGCAACTCTGGAATTTCAACCGAACCACCCTTGAAATGTCTACCTTCCAGGGCTGGTCCATGTCTGTCCCGGGAGCCAACAAGGGGGTCGCGCCGATCAATATATACCCGTATGGCGACTACCCGGATCAGAGTTGGTATGTCGTACTCCTTCAGGGGTGA